In Leishmania major strain Friedlin complete genome, chromosome 34, the following proteins share a genomic window:
- a CDS encoding putative protein kinase, whose translation MCHHCFELFLLFHAILCTDVSPLFAFLVVLVLKYVFRGAFSHFLLESAERVSFAKMGNHFSLCPEPFHGLISSYGRGSISSTHPSGVAVKGEEYSAVKLVGEGGYSFVYEGYSNATGQRVALKRYVFSEMQQQQGAVEEVSIHRDVCPNDYIVTYLDSEVVYRPGVPLPEMWVVMEFCEGPSLQEYINNRLRSPQPFSVREVFEIVDNIVHAIGHLHSQSPPVSHWDIKPDNFLFTDTGRLKLCDFGSATRQFYAPTSAEEVSAAESELGSRMTLLYRPPESLDLWSKDRVDTKADIWALGVIIYVMVFREMPFDANPMEVMAAVPKRYKGKTQEGCPKEFRALMDIVRTKMLTKKPADRADIFALSEELEGVTHLPPLSRPRPGFQSAQRPRFA comes from the coding sequence ATGTGCCATCATTGCTTTGAgctttttcttctcttccaCGCAATTCTCTGTACCGATGTGTCTCCCCTGTTTGCATTTCTTGTCGTACTTGTCCTGAAGTATGTGTTCCGGGGAGCATTTTCGCATTTTTTGTTAGAATCAGCGGAACGCGTCTCGTTTGCGAAGATGGGCAATCACTTTTCACTGTGTCCTGAACCGTTCCATGGCCTCATCAGCTCATACGGTAGAGGATCGATCTCAAGTACACATCCGTCTGGAGTGGCGGTGAAAGGCGAGGAATATTCCGCAGTGAAACTCGTCGGCGAGGGCGGTTACTCTTTCGTGTATGAAGGATACAGCAACGCCACTGGACAACGGGTCGCGTTGAAGCGGTATGTGTTTTCAGAAATGCAACAACAGCAGGGAGCTGTCGAAGAGGTGAGCATTCACCGGGATGTTTGCCCCAATGACTATATAGTAACGTACCTCGATTCTGAAGTAGTTTATCGACCTGGAGTGCCGTTGCCAGAGATGTGGGTCGTGATGGAGTTCTGTGAGGGTCCTTCCTTGCAGGAGTACATCAACAATCGACTGCGGTCTCCGCAGCCTTTCTCGGTGCGTGAGGTGTTCGAAATTGTCGACAATATTGTACATGCAATCGGCCATTTACACTCACAATCACCGCCTGTTTCCCACTGGGACATCAAGCCTGACAATTTTTTGTTTACCGATACAGGCCGGCTGAAGCTATGCGATTTTGGAAGCGCAACGCGGCAGTTCTACGCACCCACGTCAGCGGAAGAGGTGTCTGCTGCTGAGTCAGAGTTGGGGTCAAGGATGACGCTTCTGTACCGACCGCCTGAATCACTGGACCTGTGGTCGAAGGATCGCGTCGATACCAAAGCTGACATCTGGGCACTTGGTGTCATCATTTATGTGATGGTGTTTCGCGAGATGCCGTTTGACGCAAACCCGATGGAGGTCATGGCGGCAGTCCCGAAGCGATACAAGGGCAAAACACAGGAGGGCTGTCCCAAGGAGTTTAGGGCTCTCATGGACATTGTGCGCACAAAAATGCTAACGAAAAAGCCCGCCGACCGTGCTGACATATTTGCTCTCTCTGAAGAGCTGGAAGGCGTTACGCACCTGCCGCCGCTTTCGCGGCCGCGGCCCGGGTTCCAGAGTGCGCAGCGACCGCGGTTCGCTTAA